From Marivirga harenae, one genomic window encodes:
- the ettA gene encoding energy-dependent translational throttle protein EttA, with protein sequence MSDEKIIFSMAGVSKIYPPKKTVLKDIYLSFYYGAKIGVLGLNGSGKSSLLKIIAGIDNDYQGEVVASKEYSVGMLEQEPELDPNKTVKEVVEEGVAETVNLLKEFEEINEKFADPEVLDNPDKMNDLIEQQAKVQEKLDHANAWELDSRLEQAMDALRTPPADSPVKNLSGGEKRRIALCRLLLQEPDVLLLDEPTNHLDAESVHWLEHHLQQYKGTVIAVTHDRYFLDNVAGWILELDRGEGIPWKGNYSSWLDQKQKRLAQEEKTESKRQKTLQRELEWSRMAPKARQAKSKARLSSYEKMLGEEGKEKEQKLELFIPPGPRLGSKVIEANGVSKAYGDKLLYENLNFSLPQGGIVGIIGPNGAGKTTLFKLITGQEEPDAGNFEVGETVQLSYVDQAHDNLDPNKSVWENISGGNEWIQLGNSKINSRAYVSKFNFAGADQEKKVGVLSGGERNRVHLAMSIKQEANLLLLDEPTNDLDVNTLRALEEGLENFAGCAVIISHDRWFLDRICTHILAFEGDSQVYWFEGNFSDYEENRKKRLGDDAIPKRIKYKKLTR encoded by the coding sequence ATGAGTGACGAAAAAATAATTTTTTCAATGGCGGGGGTATCCAAGATTTATCCTCCCAAAAAGACAGTATTAAAAGATATATACCTTTCCTTTTATTATGGTGCTAAAATTGGTGTTTTAGGACTTAATGGTTCGGGTAAATCTTCTTTGTTGAAAATAATTGCCGGAATTGACAATGATTATCAAGGAGAAGTCGTGGCTTCCAAAGAATACTCAGTGGGCATGTTAGAACAGGAACCAGAATTGGATCCCAACAAAACAGTGAAGGAAGTTGTAGAAGAAGGGGTAGCAGAAACTGTAAATCTTCTAAAGGAATTTGAGGAGATTAATGAAAAATTTGCTGATCCTGAAGTGCTGGACAATCCTGATAAAATGAATGACCTAATTGAACAACAAGCCAAAGTTCAAGAAAAGTTGGATCATGCTAATGCCTGGGAGTTAGATAGCAGATTGGAGCAGGCTATGGATGCACTTAGGACTCCACCGGCAGATTCACCAGTCAAAAATCTTTCAGGTGGTGAAAAGAGGAGAATAGCATTATGTAGATTGCTTCTTCAAGAACCAGATGTATTGCTACTTGATGAGCCTACCAACCATTTGGATGCCGAGTCGGTTCACTGGCTTGAGCATCATTTACAGCAATATAAAGGAACTGTAATTGCCGTAACGCACGATCGTTATTTCTTAGATAATGTGGCGGGTTGGATTTTAGAGTTGGACAGGGGAGAAGGAATCCCTTGGAAAGGCAATTATTCGAGTTGGTTAGACCAAAAACAGAAGAGGCTAGCACAAGAAGAGAAAACTGAATCTAAACGTCAAAAAACTCTGCAAAGGGAATTGGAATGGTCACGAATGGCACCTAAGGCCAGACAAGCCAAATCTAAAGCTCGTTTAAGTTCTTATGAGAAAATGTTAGGCGAAGAGGGCAAAGAAAAAGAACAAAAATTAGAGCTATTTATTCCACCTGGTCCACGTTTAGGCAGCAAAGTGATTGAGGCCAACGGGGTTTCCAAAGCCTATGGTGATAAGTTATTGTATGAAAATTTAAACTTTTCATTACCACAAGGGGGAATAGTTGGGATCATTGGGCCAAACGGAGCTGGTAAAACTACCTTATTCAAATTAATTACGGGTCAGGAAGAACCGGATGCTGGAAATTTTGAGGTTGGAGAAACGGTACAACTTTCCTATGTAGATCAAGCGCATGATAATTTGGATCCAAATAAATCAGTCTGGGAGAATATTTCTGGAGGCAATGAATGGATTCAGCTAGGAAATAGTAAAATCAATTCCAGGGCATATGTCAGTAAATTCAATTTCGCTGGAGCTGATCAGGAAAAGAAGGTTGGTGTTTTATCTGGTGGTGAGCGAAATAGAGTTCATTTGGCTATGTCTATCAAGCAGGAAGCCAATTTGCTTTTATTAGATGAGCCGACCAACGATTTGGATGTAAATACACTTCGAGCTTTAGAAGAAGGTTTGGAGAATTTTGCAGGCTGTGCGGTAATTATTAGCCACGACAGATGGTTTCTAGATAGAATTTGCACGCATATTCTTGCTTTCGAAGGTGATTCTCAAGTATATTGGTTTGAAGGAAACTTCTCTGATTATGAAGAAAACCGTAAGAAAAGACTAGGAGATGATGCTATTCCTAAAAGGATCAAATATAAAAAATTAACAAGGTAA
- a CDS encoding M14 family metallopeptidase, whose translation MKKVFTTILTCLFTNLLLAQNLQSPEEKLGYALGDKFTFHHQVVDYFKYLSENSDQMILLKYGETYEGRPLYYAVISSEENMQKLEEIKASNISQTGLNGALRAGNEKAIVWLSYNIHGNEASSTEAAMKTAYELLSGGMDGQEWLENTVVIMDPCVNPDGRDRYANFYRRYGAKEFNPNLEAVEHDEPWPGGRPNHYLFDLNRDWAWQTQIESKARMKVYHEWMPHIHVDFHEQSINSPYYFAPAAEPLHEVITDWQKDFQIQIGQNHAKYFDKNNWLYFTRERFDLFYPSYGDTYPTFNGAIGMTYEQAGNGRAGLGALTNLGDTLTLKERLEHHFTTGMSTIEIASKNAVKLNTEFRKYFSQNVNNPTDQFKSYIIKWDENKKYDISALLAFLEDQKIEVQQIGKQQKLSGYSYFKRKESNFSSDKNDLVISAYQPKSTLIQALFDPKPKYSDSLTYDITAWAIPYAYGLETYGLKNKVNGTSLEDINFEESLTSNSTYAYAVRWNSFNSAKFLAEALRQGIKIRIAYKNLKFDNQLFNKGSLIITQTNNDQVKDLNLALSQLSNQFDVQIFPITSGFADQIYDIGSSEIQYLKAPKIAVLMDDGVSSLAYGEIWHFFEQSLDYPITSLRLNNLNRINISDYDQLIMPSGSYSELTEEGKTKLLDFAKSGGKLIVMGSAISKFADLENGQLKAKKADKGDESLAVYENAERKRLSSSIFGAIYDVELDTSHPLAFGLGNQYFSLKTSGSAYEYLPNGWNVGVIKSDNDHIAGFAGYKAKKQQQNSMVFGVESFGRGELVYLQDDPLFRAFWHQGKMLFSNAVFMVGSD comes from the coding sequence ATGAAGAAAGTATTTACTACCATATTAACCTGTCTTTTTACCAACTTACTTTTAGCCCAAAACCTTCAAAGCCCCGAGGAAAAACTGGGGTATGCATTAGGTGATAAATTCACATTTCACCATCAGGTAGTTGATTACTTTAAGTACCTATCTGAAAATTCAGATCAAATGATCTTGCTTAAATACGGGGAAACCTATGAAGGAAGGCCACTTTATTATGCAGTGATTTCTTCTGAAGAGAATATGCAAAAACTAGAAGAAATTAAAGCAAGTAATATTTCTCAAACCGGATTGAATGGTGCATTGAGGGCGGGGAATGAAAAGGCCATTGTGTGGCTAAGTTACAATATCCATGGAAATGAAGCTTCATCCACTGAGGCAGCAATGAAAACTGCATATGAGTTGCTTTCAGGAGGGATGGACGGCCAGGAATGGTTGGAAAATACAGTGGTAATTATGGATCCTTGCGTGAATCCAGACGGAAGAGATCGCTATGCTAATTTCTACAGGAGATACGGTGCAAAAGAATTTAACCCTAATTTGGAGGCTGTGGAGCATGATGAGCCATGGCCAGGCGGACGTCCTAATCATTATTTATTTGATTTGAATAGAGACTGGGCATGGCAAACACAAATTGAATCGAAAGCTAGAATGAAAGTTTACCATGAATGGATGCCCCATATTCATGTTGATTTCCATGAGCAATCCATTAATAGTCCCTATTACTTTGCTCCTGCTGCAGAGCCATTGCATGAAGTGATTACAGATTGGCAAAAGGATTTTCAAATTCAAATAGGTCAAAATCATGCTAAATATTTTGATAAAAATAATTGGCTATATTTTACAAGGGAGCGGTTTGATTTATTTTATCCTAGTTATGGAGATACTTATCCAACTTTCAATGGTGCGATAGGGATGACCTATGAACAGGCTGGTAATGGTAGAGCAGGATTGGGTGCTTTAACAAACTTGGGAGATACTTTGACACTAAAAGAAAGATTAGAACATCATTTCACTACTGGGATGAGTACGATTGAAATCGCGTCTAAAAATGCTGTCAAACTAAATACAGAATTCAGAAAGTATTTCTCTCAAAATGTCAATAATCCTACAGACCAGTTTAAGTCCTATATTATTAAATGGGATGAAAATAAAAAGTATGATATTTCTGCTTTACTAGCCTTTTTGGAAGATCAAAAGATTGAGGTTCAACAGATCGGAAAGCAACAAAAGTTAAGTGGCTACAGCTATTTTAAAAGAAAGGAATCTAATTTTTCTTCCGATAAGAATGATTTAGTAATCAGTGCCTATCAACCAAAATCAACATTAATTCAGGCATTATTTGATCCTAAGCCAAAATATAGTGATTCATTAACCTATGACATTACCGCCTGGGCAATTCCTTATGCCTATGGCCTCGAGACCTACGGTCTAAAAAATAAAGTCAATGGTACTTCTTTGGAAGATATAAATTTTGAGGAGAGCCTTACTAGTAATTCTACTTATGCTTATGCAGTTAGATGGAATTCTTTTAACTCAGCCAAATTTTTGGCGGAGGCCCTAAGACAAGGAATTAAAATTAGAATTGCTTACAAAAACTTAAAATTCGATAATCAGCTTTTCAATAAAGGAAGTTTGATTATTACACAGACTAATAATGATCAGGTGAAAGATTTGAATTTGGCATTATCACAATTATCAAATCAATTTGACGTACAAATATTTCCGATTACTTCAGGCTTTGCTGATCAAATTTATGATATTGGTTCTTCCGAAATCCAATATTTGAAAGCGCCTAAAATAGCAGTGTTGATGGATGATGGAGTTTCTTCATTAGCATATGGGGAAATATGGCATTTCTTTGAACAGTCATTAGACTATCCTATCACTAGTTTACGATTGAATAATTTGAACCGGATCAATATTTCTGATTACGATCAGCTAATAATGCCTTCAGGCAGTTACAGTGAATTGACAGAAGAGGGTAAAACGAAACTGCTTGATTTTGCGAAATCTGGGGGAAAGCTGATAGTGATGGGGTCGGCAATATCAAAATTTGCTGACTTGGAAAATGGTCAATTAAAAGCTAAAAAAGCTGATAAAGGAGATGAATCTTTAGCTGTATACGAAAATGCAGAAAGAAAAAGATTGTCTAGTAGTATTTTTGGAGCTATTTATGATGTTGAATTAGATACTTCTCATCCTCTAGCTTTTGGTTTAGGGAATCAATATTTCAGTTTGAAAACTTCGGGAAGTGCATACGAATATTTACCAAATGGCTGGAATGTAGGTGTAATAAAATCTGATAATGACCATATAGCTGGTTTTGCTGGTTATAAAGCCAAAAAACAACAACAAAACAGTATGGTGTTTGGAGTGGAATCTTTTGGGAGGGGAGAGCTTGTCTATCTTCAAGATGACCCGTTGTTTAGGGCTTTTTGGCATCAAGGGAAAATGTTGTTTTCCAATGCCGTCTTTATGGTTGGAAGCGATTGA
- a CDS encoding porin family protein, with protein sequence MKNIFKVFILFLCFLLSAELKSQSFIGTKGGVNIPFVNFSDFTNVPITTRIRSEFFVGPTFGLTYRYMQNDKIGVQFDLNYSTKGWGQNTFEFTNTFITRINYLELPFYFHWQMFGTENFKFFLDAGVYVAWALSSSQTITNNQDLSENQITYSIENDNRGDFGLHVGAGVSYNFSSFILQLEGGFQSGFANILPVNHFIRVNPVVSTNQVPSARISLLFPLRKN encoded by the coding sequence ATGAAAAATATTTTTAAAGTTTTCATACTTTTTTTATGCTTTTTATTAAGTGCCGAACTCAAAAGTCAATCTTTTATTGGCACTAAGGGAGGTGTGAACATACCTTTTGTAAACTTCTCTGATTTTACAAACGTCCCCATTACTACCAGAATAAGAAGTGAATTTTTTGTGGGACCTACTTTTGGCCTAACCTATCGTTATATGCAGAACGATAAAATTGGGGTGCAGTTTGATTTGAATTATAGTACTAAGGGCTGGGGCCAAAATACTTTTGAGTTCACTAATACCTTTATTACAAGAATTAATTATTTAGAGTTACCTTTTTACTTCCATTGGCAAATGTTTGGTACGGAGAACTTTAAGTTCTTTTTAGATGCAGGGGTCTATGTTGCTTGGGCATTAAGTTCTTCACAAACCATTACTAATAATCAAGATTTAAGTGAAAACCAAATTACCTATTCAATCGAAAACGACAACAGAGGTGACTTTGGCTTGCATGTTGGCGCAGGAGTTTCCTATAACTTTTCAAGCTTTATTTTGCAATTAGAAGGTGGTTTTCAGTCTGGTTTCGCTAATATTCTGCCTGTTAATCACTTTATTAGGGTAAATCCTGTAGTTTCCACCAATCAAGTTCCTTCAGCTCGTATAAGCTTACTTTTTCCTTTGCGGAAAAATTAA
- the hemA gene encoding glutamyl-tRNA reductase, which yields MKENFKAISLSFKNAPIEIREQVSLNDEAIGRLLNYFKEFTSVSDVLVLSTCNRTEVYYFNEEELSEDIIKLIGIEKGISDFASFKPYFEIINDHIEAVQRLFRVAMGLEAQVVGDIQISNQVKRAYQQSADLQLAGPFLHRLMHTIFFTNKRVVQETPFRDGAASVSYAATELVKTLTSDIKNPRVLVVGVGEIGEDVCRNLVGDNRLSVKITNRTAEKAVELAAECNFAVHPYSELWDGVNEADVVISSVGASEPIFTKDKVDALNILSFKYFIDLSVPRSVSNEVEENPAALVFNVDSVKSKADEALEKRIKAIPQVEIIIEESIEEFNDWSKEMAVSPTINSLKNALEQIRQEELARYLKEIEGEDCKIVDKVTKSMMQKILKLPVLQLKAACKRGEEENLIGVLNDLFNLERDTLKK from the coding sequence ATGAAAGAGAATTTCAAAGCAATAAGTTTATCATTCAAAAATGCCCCCATAGAAATTAGGGAGCAGGTCTCACTTAATGATGAGGCTATTGGTAGGTTATTGAACTATTTCAAAGAGTTTACTTCTGTTTCCGATGTTTTGGTACTTTCCACTTGCAACAGGACAGAGGTATATTATTTCAATGAAGAAGAGCTTTCCGAAGATATTATTAAACTGATTGGGATTGAAAAAGGGATTAGCGATTTTGCTTCCTTTAAACCTTATTTTGAAATCATCAATGACCATATAGAAGCCGTCCAAAGACTATTTAGGGTGGCAATGGGCCTTGAAGCACAAGTCGTAGGAGATATTCAAATCTCAAACCAAGTAAAAAGAGCATACCAACAATCAGCCGATTTGCAATTGGCAGGTCCCTTTTTGCACCGACTGATGCACACGATTTTCTTTACTAATAAAAGAGTAGTTCAAGAAACTCCTTTCAGAGATGGAGCTGCTTCAGTTTCATATGCTGCTACTGAATTAGTGAAAACCTTAACTTCGGATATTAAAAACCCAAGAGTTTTAGTGGTTGGTGTTGGAGAAATAGGAGAGGATGTTTGCAGGAATTTAGTAGGCGATAACAGACTATCAGTTAAAATAACTAATAGAACGGCTGAAAAAGCGGTAGAACTTGCAGCAGAATGTAATTTTGCGGTGCATCCTTATTCCGAATTATGGGACGGGGTAAACGAAGCGGATGTGGTGATTTCATCAGTTGGTGCTTCTGAGCCAATATTCACCAAAGATAAAGTAGATGCGCTCAATATATTGAGTTTTAAGTATTTTATCGATTTATCTGTTCCTCGCTCAGTTAGTAATGAAGTAGAGGAAAATCCTGCAGCTTTGGTTTTTAATGTTGATAGTGTTAAAAGTAAGGCGGATGAGGCTTTAGAAAAAAGAATTAAAGCGATTCCACAAGTAGAAATAATCATTGAAGAGTCAATTGAAGAATTTAATGATTGGTCTAAGGAAATGGCTGTTTCTCCTACAATCAATAGCCTTAAAAATGCTTTGGAGCAAATTAGACAAGAAGAGTTGGCTCGGTATTTGAAAGAAATTGAAGGCGAAGACTGTAAGATTGTTGATAAGGTAACTAAAAGTATGATGCAAAAAATATTGAAGCTGCCGGTTTTACAATTGAAAGCGGCTTGCAAAAGAGGTGAGGAGGAGAATTTAATTGGAGTCTTAAATGATTTGTTTAATCTTGAAAGAGATACTTTAAAAAAGTAA
- a CDS encoding NAD-dependent epimerase/dehydratase family protein: METNTILVIGANGQLGTELTAELRAIYGSTNVIASDIRNPHKDPLPNEPFEQLDVMDAERLTALVEQYKITEIYMLAAILSAKGEQNPIFAWDLNMQSLLNVLEVAREKKLSKVYWPSSIAVFGPKSPVDKTPQDCIMDPNTVYGISKLAGERWCAYYHEKYGVDVRSLRYPGLIGYKSLPGGGTTDYAVDIFHKALNGEDFECYLREDSYLPMMYMPDAIKATIDLMQAPAEKITVRSSYNLGALSFNPEDIYQVIKKQHPDFKISYKVDYRQKIADTWPNSIDDSQAQQDWNWSPQYSLEDMVKDILEKLPEFEF; encoded by the coding sequence ATGGAAACGAATACGATACTAGTTATAGGAGCAAATGGACAACTTGGCACTGAGCTCACAGCCGAGTTAAGAGCAATTTATGGTAGCACCAATGTGATTGCATCTGACATTCGAAATCCTCACAAAGATCCTCTTCCTAATGAGCCCTTTGAGCAATTAGATGTTATGGATGCAGAAAGGTTAACGGCATTAGTAGAGCAATACAAAATAACAGAAATCTACATGTTAGCTGCTATTTTATCAGCTAAGGGAGAGCAAAACCCAATTTTCGCATGGGATCTTAATATGCAAAGCCTACTCAATGTTTTAGAAGTTGCTAGAGAAAAGAAGCTATCTAAGGTATATTGGCCCAGTTCTATCGCTGTTTTCGGACCAAAGTCTCCGGTAGACAAGACCCCACAGGATTGCATAATGGATCCCAATACTGTTTATGGCATCAGTAAATTGGCTGGTGAAAGATGGTGTGCTTACTACCATGAAAAATATGGAGTGGATGTTAGAAGTCTGAGGTACCCAGGTTTGATTGGTTATAAGTCTTTACCTGGCGGTGGAACGACAGATTATGCTGTTGATATTTTCCATAAAGCATTAAATGGTGAAGATTTTGAATGCTACTTGAGAGAAGATTCCTATTTACCAATGATGTATATGCCAGATGCAATCAAAGCTACTATCGACTTAATGCAAGCACCAGCAGAAAAAATCACCGTAAGATCAAGTTATAACTTAGGCGCTTTAAGTTTTAATCCTGAAGATATCTATCAGGTCATTAAAAAACAGCATCCCGATTTCAAGATTTCCTACAAGGTAGATTACAGACAGAAAATTGCCGATACCTGGCCTAATAGCATCGATGATAGTCAAGCACAGCAAGACTGGAATTGGAGTCCACAGTACAGCTTGGAAGATATGGTGAAGGATATATTGGAGAAATTACCTGAATTTGAGTTCTAA
- a CDS encoding DUF2795 domain-containing protein, translating into MYWTLELASYLEDAPWPATKDELIDFGIRSGAPLEVVENLQELEDDGQPYENIEEIWPDYPSKEDFFFNEDEY; encoded by the coding sequence ATGTATTGGACATTAGAATTAGCTTCATACTTAGAAGATGCTCCGTGGCCAGCCACGAAAGACGAATTAATCGATTTTGGAATTCGTTCTGGAGCGCCATTGGAGGTAGTAGAAAATTTACAAGAATTAGAAGATGATGGTCAACCTTATGAAAATATTGAAGAAATTTGGCCTGATTATCCATCAAAAGAAGACTTCTTCTTTAATGAAGATGAATATTAG
- a CDS encoding M23 family metallopeptidase, with protein MKNILFLVLFIILNSLGLAQQKPINIYYEKSNDGFDFFASNKEQVPYTVKINFQQLENLSSDSGEKSFIRTIPAQSSSVKVLEMRRIKEEKGTSFDFNFLFTIGDASLIVDENYPYLLPYKHGKRVRVGQGNNGAGTHKGINAIDFNLEVGDSIYAARAGLVTEVKQDSDIGGNAPKYEPYGNFIKVYHDDGTLGSYVHLVKNGSLVKKGDQIIEGQLIGISGNTGWSSGPHLHFMVTQNRDFQNFTLPIKFLNYEDELFIPIESKSYYAFHPGKPDFEVEDEFQEAAFEGKMEPSSLKGKIEFDTKEYGDYVLIYVDNGMNAEMNGVLKLQLKNFISTKNLPYKFTVPPRTRMYLLALSPDDNASSFGYQLSGEFK; from the coding sequence ATGAAAAATATTTTATTCCTAGTTCTGTTTATTATCTTAAACTCCCTTGGGCTGGCTCAACAAAAACCTATCAATATCTATTATGAAAAATCAAATGATGGTTTTGACTTTTTTGCGAGCAATAAGGAACAGGTTCCGTATACTGTTAAGATCAATTTTCAGCAGTTAGAGAATTTATCAAGTGATTCGGGAGAGAAAAGCTTTATCCGTACGATTCCCGCCCAAAGCTCTTCAGTAAAAGTGCTCGAGATGAGAAGGATTAAAGAAGAAAAGGGTACCTCCTTTGATTTTAATTTCCTGTTTACAATTGGTGATGCTTCATTAATAGTAGATGAAAACTATCCTTATTTGTTGCCTTATAAGCACGGGAAGAGAGTCAGGGTTGGGCAAGGAAACAATGGTGCTGGAACCCATAAAGGAATCAATGCCATTGATTTTAATCTTGAAGTCGGTGACAGTATTTACGCTGCTAGAGCCGGATTAGTGACTGAAGTCAAACAAGATTCAGACATAGGGGGGAATGCCCCAAAATATGAACCGTACGGGAATTTTATAAAGGTTTATCATGATGATGGAACGCTGGGAAGTTATGTTCATTTAGTCAAAAATGGGAGCTTGGTCAAAAAGGGAGACCAAATCATTGAAGGCCAATTGATTGGAATTAGCGGAAATACCGGCTGGAGTTCTGGCCCTCATTTACATTTTATGGTAACACAGAACAGGGATTTTCAAAATTTCACCTTACCGATTAAGTTTCTAAATTATGAGGATGAGCTTTTTATTCCGATTGAATCTAAAAGTTACTATGCTTTCCATCCAGGAAAACCGGATTTTGAAGTTGAAGATGAATTTCAAGAGGCAGCATTTGAAGGAAAGATGGAGCCCTCCAGTCTCAAAGGCAAAATTGAATTTGATACGAAAGAGTATGGTGATTATGTATTGATATATGTAGATAATGGCATGAATGCGGAAATGAATGGAGTTTTAAAACTACAACTGAAGAATTTTATCAGCACTAAAAACTTACCATATAAATTCACAGTGCCACCAAGAACTAGAATGTATTTGTTGGCATTAAGTCCTGATGATAATGCCTCATCTTTTGGGTATCAACTTTCAGGAGAGTTTAAATAG
- a CDS encoding DUF349 domain-containing protein, protein MTDLQQELAFIEGGKVILKEQEGFPQREIGEVKDDETTALQFFQDRFEHLKEKVDKVQLQIETEDNKGSFLMKVLNLKESLSNYDGIGDFTALKDRLEMLEKMLEDYISQNRRRNLEVKSTLIEEAKSYASNPDWREATEKLKELRQRWIRVGAVEEDKKEEIENSFQAIYDGFYEKKKAFHEAKKEMMATREKQYEALIAKAKKLQESKGDDLAQKSNALIEEWKELENIPKEKYATLLKEFKKYTQTGKNAGTKKPHGPNGKAGNDETKLSLIQELKEAKKLDSSAAVERAKSIQQKWKDSGKTFNKDLNEEYFTLNDYIFEKSFIDNLFERKAKKGLEGKEAVKLKMSLLRDLISRDQRELNVFEENLDKFNLGTQQLDKMVGFKHEKQKRKLAVKQQIMEELRDLNKNLK, encoded by the coding sequence TTGACTGATTTACAGCAAGAATTGGCTTTCATTGAAGGCGGCAAAGTGATTTTAAAGGAACAAGAAGGATTTCCGCAGAGAGAAATTGGAGAAGTAAAGGACGATGAGACAACGGCACTGCAGTTTTTTCAAGACCGATTTGAACATCTTAAAGAAAAAGTAGACAAAGTTCAGCTTCAGATTGAAACCGAGGATAACAAAGGATCCTTTCTTATGAAAGTGCTTAATTTAAAAGAGTCTCTTTCAAATTATGATGGAATAGGTGACTTTACTGCACTAAAGGATCGTCTTGAAATGTTGGAAAAAATGCTGGAAGACTACATCAGTCAAAATAGAAGACGTAATCTGGAAGTAAAATCTACCTTAATCGAAGAAGCTAAAAGCTACGCTAGTAATCCTGATTGGAGAGAAGCTACTGAAAAACTTAAGGAGCTGCGTCAAAGGTGGATTAGAGTAGGTGCCGTTGAAGAGGACAAAAAAGAGGAGATAGAAAATTCATTTCAAGCCATTTATGATGGGTTTTATGAAAAGAAAAAAGCTTTTCATGAGGCTAAAAAAGAAATGATGGCAACAAGGGAAAAGCAATATGAAGCCTTAATTGCCAAAGCTAAAAAACTGCAAGAAAGTAAAGGAGATGATTTAGCTCAAAAAAGCAATGCCCTGATTGAGGAATGGAAAGAATTAGAAAATATTCCCAAAGAAAAATATGCTACTCTTCTAAAAGAATTTAAAAAATATACTCAAACAGGAAAGAATGCTGGTACGAAAAAGCCCCATGGGCCCAATGGCAAAGCCGGCAATGATGAAACAAAGCTTTCCTTAATTCAAGAGTTAAAAGAAGCTAAAAAATTAGATTCCTCTGCCGCAGTAGAAAGAGCCAAAAGCATTCAACAAAAATGGAAGGACTCGGGCAAGACATTCAATAAGGATTTGAATGAAGAATATTTCACCTTAAATGATTACATCTTTGAGAAAAGCTTTATTGACAACTTATTTGAAAGAAAAGCCAAAAAAGGACTAGAGGGCAAAGAGGCCGTAAAATTAAAAATGAGTTTGTTGAGAGATCTGATTTCAAGAGATCAAAGGGAGCTTAATGTGTTTGAAGAAAATCTAGATAAGTTTAATTTAGGCACTCAGCAGTTGGATAAAATGGTAGGCTTTAAACATGAAAAACAAAAAAGAAAGCTTGCCGTAAAGCAACAAATCATGGAAGAACTGCGTGATTTGAACAAAAATTTAAAATAA
- a CDS encoding VOC family protein, whose protein sequence is MSGKIISGIQQIGIGVSDVQAAFKWYRQNFGMSVPVFEEAAEAALMLPYTGGEPRSRHAILAINMQGGGGFEIWQYTSRKPEAPKFQPLLGDLGINIAKMKSKDVATTYELFNRRGLNVLGELQNDPYGKPTFFVKDPWDNIFQIVTSNSWFQQRKTDLPGGPNGAIIGVTDIEKAKTLYSEILGYDTIIYDEEGVFDDLVAIPGGDKKVRRVLLRHSKPREGAFSPLLGASEIELVVAINRKPKKIFENRFWGDLGYIHLCYDINGMEALKAECEAKGFPFTVDSANSFDMGEAAGHFTYVEDPDGALIEFVETHKVPIMKKIGWYLNLQKRDPKKPLPRFMLKAMGLSEVKD, encoded by the coding sequence ATGAGTGGGAAAATAATTAGCGGAATTCAGCAAATTGGAATTGGGGTATCCGATGTTCAGGCGGCCTTCAAATGGTACAGGCAAAACTTCGGAATGAGTGTTCCCGTCTTTGAAGAGGCCGCAGAGGCTGCTCTAATGCTTCCTTATACGGGTGGAGAGCCTAGAAGCAGGCATGCTATATTAGCCATTAATATGCAAGGTGGTGGCGGTTTTGAAATTTGGCAATACACTTCCAGAAAGCCAGAAGCTCCAAAATTTCAACCTCTATTGGGAGATTTAGGTATCAATATCGCTAAAATGAAAAGTAAGGATGTTGCTACTACTTATGAACTTTTTAACAGGCGAGGTCTAAACGTATTAGGAGAGTTACAAAATGACCCTTATGGAAAACCCACATTTTTTGTAAAAGATCCCTGGGATAATATATTTCAGATTGTAACATCTAATTCGTGGTTCCAACAACGCAAAACTGACCTACCAGGAGGCCCTAATGGTGCCATTATTGGAGTTACTGACATAGAGAAAGCCAAAACCCTTTACTCTGAAATACTTGGTTACGACACTATCATTTATGATGAAGAAGGCGTTTTTGATGATCTAGTTGCAATTCCTGGTGGTGATAAGAAAGTTAGGCGTGTGCTTCTTCGCCACAGTAAACCTAGAGAAGGAGCCTTTAGCCCACTTTTAGGTGCATCTGAAATCGAATTGGTAGTAGCAATAAATCGTAAGCCGAAAAAAATATTTGAGAATAGATTCTGGGGTGATTTAGGTTATATCCACCTTTGCTATGATATAAATGGTATGGAAGCCCTCAAAGCGGAATGTGAAGCAAAAGGTTTTCCCTTCACTGTAGATTCAGCCAATAGTTTTGACATGGGAGAAGCTGCAGGACATTTTACCTACGTAGAAGATCCGGATGGTGCTCTAATTGAATTTGTGGAAACCCATAAAGTGCCGATTATGAAAAAAATTGGTTGGTACTTAAATTTGCAAAAAAGAGATCCGAAGAAGCCTTTGCCAAGGTTTATGTTGAAAGCGATGGGCTTAAGCGAAGTTAAGGATTAG